The following are from one region of the Brienomyrus brachyistius isolate T26 chromosome 13, BBRACH_0.4, whole genome shotgun sequence genome:
- the LOC125706191 gene encoding myelin expression factor 2-like, whose product MADVVQESEVKQEVLDTVAEQENESHENENGVKADADEVPKQKSDQKEKTGHRKSNRFHPYSKEKQAGTGDKKGVNRNRVFISNIPYDMKWQAIKDLMREKVGEVTYVELFKDAEGKSRGCGVVEFKDEEFVKKALDVMNRYDLSGRPLNIKEDPDGEHARRVLQRGAGMYSGGRGPEGGPYGMNLPPSIANNPNIPPEVIHSLQAGRLGSTVFVANLDFKVGWKKLKEVFSMAGVVKRADIKEDKDGKSRGMGTVTFDQPFEAVQAISMFNGQMLFDRPMHVKMDDKSLPPDDFRGMEKSPQLPRGLGGIGMGLGPGGQPLSASRIGGGGGGGGGSSGGGGGAMGNMGGMDGPGYGGMSRMSGMGGTGAFNSMDGMGSYGGRDMTPMSRMGGMDDYRGGPAMTGMGLGGMGNSMGDMYPSAMGGMNRDFGRNDMSMSRGMGGGMGTYGGGMASTGGGPMGSGLGGGMDRMGSSFDRVGMDMNRGYGGYGTGTAHMGAVMSDRGSGSKAGCQIFVRNLSYDVTWQQLKEKFRHCGQVMFAEIKMENGRSKGCGTVRFDSPESAEQACRLMNGTKINGREVDVRIDRNA is encoded by the exons ATGGCTGATGTTGTGCAGGAGTCTGAAGTTAAGCAGGAGGTGTTGGATACGGTAGCTGAACAGGAAAATGAATCGCACGAAAATGAAAACGGCGTGAAAGC CGATGCTGATGAAGTCCCAAAGCAGAAGTCGGATCAGAAAGAAAAAACTGGCCACAGGAAGTCGAATCGGTTTCACCCTTATTCCAAGGAAAAGCAGGCCGGCACTGGGGACAAGAAGGGTGTCAACAGAAACCGGGTGTTCATTAGCAACATCCCCTATGATATGAAGTGGCAGGCAATCAAAGATCTAATGAGAGAGAAAG TTGGTGAGGTTACATACGTGGAGCTCTTTAAGGATGCTGAAGGGAAGTCAAGG GGTTGCGG TGTTGTGGAGTTCAAAGATGAAGAATTTGTGAAGAAAGCATTGGATGTCATGAACCGGTATGACCTGAGTGGCAGACCTCTGAACATCAAGGAG GATCCCGACGGCGAGCACGCTCGCAGAGTGCTCCAGCGTGGTGCTGGGATGTactcaggggggcgtggccccGAGGGAGGTCCTTATGGGATGAACCTGCCCCCATCCATCGCCAACAATCCCAACATCCCTCCCGAGGTCATACACTCTCTCCAGGCTGGCCGGTTGGGCTCAACTGTGTTTGTTGCCAAT CTTGACTTCAAAGTTGGCtggaagaagctgaaggaggttTTTAGTATGGCAGGGGTGGTCAAGAGGGCCGACATAAAAGAAGACAAAGATGGGAAGAGTCGCGGGATGGGGACTGTCACCTTCGACCAGCCGTTTGAGGCCGTGCAGGCCATCT CGATGTTCAACGGTCAGATGCTGTTTGACAGGCCTATGCATGTGAAGATG GATGACAAGTCTCTTCCTCCCGATGATTTCCGTGGCATGGAGAAATCTCCGCAGCTTCCTC GGGGTCTCGGCGGGATCGGTATGGGGCTGGGCCCTGGGGGGCAGCCGCTCAGCGCCAGTCGGATAGGCGGTGGCGGCGGCGGTGGCGGCGGCAGCAGCGGTGGCGGAGGCGGAGCCATGGGTAACATGGGAG GGATGGATGGACCTGGATACGGAGGAATGAGCCGGATGTCAG GGATGGGAGGCACAGGAGCCTTTAACAGTATGGATGGCATGGGCAGCTATGGAGGCAGAGACATGACCCCCATGAGCAGAATGGGAG GAATGGATGATTACAGGGGTGGTCCTGCCATGACCGGGATGGGTCTCGGAGGCATGGGGAACAGCATGGGAG ACATGTATCCTTCAGCGATGGGAGGCATGAACCGCGACTTTGGCCGGAACGACATGTCGATGAGCCGGGGAatgg GTGGCGGGATGGGGACCTACGGCGGCGGCATGGCCAGCACGGGGGGTGGGCCCATGGGCTCCGGATTGG GTGGTGGCATGGACCGCATGGGCTCCAGCTTTGACCGGGTCGGCATGGACATGAACCGTGGCTACGGCGGCTATGGCACTGGCACCGCCCACATGGGTGCCGTGATGTCAGACAGAGGCTCTGGGTCCAAGGCGGGTTGCCAGATATTTGTACGGAAT cttTCCTATGACGTTACGTGGCAGCAATTGAAGGAAAAGTTCAGGCATTGTG GTCAGGTGATGTTTGCTGAAATAAAGATGGAAAATGGAAGGTCTAAGGGCTGTGGCACGGTTCGCTTCGACTCCCCGGAGAGCGCAGAACAGGCCTGCCGCCTGATGAATGGCACCAAGATCAATGGCAGGGAGGTGGATGTCCGCATCGACCGAAATGCCTGA